The following are from one region of the Pirellulaceae bacterium genome:
- a CDS encoding sulfatase: MRRTLLVAGIKCVHLIHGAFIFLVVAAPRSAQASDGETRRPHVLFIAVDDLNDWCGPLGGHALVKTPNLDRLARRGTTFTNAHCNSPLCNSSRASLLFGLRPTTTGIYGLSPSPRALPEFAELPTLPQYFGTHGYTTYGVGKIFHSGVSAGPLPGNARSAGTPQPDFMITGSAGGIGARPPSKLVGPTPMGNNPLMDWGVFAHEDKDKGDYQVASWAVERILKAPKDRPLLFSAGFFLPHVPCYATQPWFDLYPNDQSVLPEVFSSDRDDTPRFSWYTHWHLPEPRLKWLQERDQWINLVRSYLACVSFVDAQIGRVLDALEQAGLADRTIVVLWSDHGWHLGEKGITGKNSLWDRSTRVPLIFAGPGITAGARCDQPVELLDVYPSLVELCGLTARQDLEGLSLVDQLRDPHAVRTRPAITSHNQGNHGIRSQHYRLIRYADGSEEFYDYRTDPREWHNVVGQSQYAELIAQHRRWLPTIDRPPASGSAHRILTYDADSDTAVWEGAAISRADPIPE, translated from the coding sequence ATGCGTAGAACTTTGCTTGTGGCCGGTATCAAGTGTGTGCACTTGATTCACGGCGCCTTCATCTTCTTGGTGGTAGCCGCGCCTCGGAGCGCTCAGGCCAGTGACGGTGAAACCCGTCGCCCCCACGTACTGTTTATCGCCGTCGATGATCTGAACGATTGGTGCGGGCCGCTGGGTGGTCATGCGCTGGTCAAGACGCCTAATCTGGATCGCTTGGCCAGGCGCGGCACAACGTTCACCAACGCACATTGCAATTCGCCCTTGTGCAATTCATCGCGTGCCAGCCTGCTGTTTGGTCTCAGACCTACCACAACTGGCATTTATGGATTGTCTCCTTCTCCGCGAGCACTTCCGGAATTTGCCGAACTACCGACGCTGCCACAGTATTTTGGAACGCACGGCTACACCACCTATGGTGTGGGCAAAATATTTCACAGCGGCGTCAGCGCAGGGCCGCTACCTGGAAATGCGCGATCGGCTGGTACTCCGCAGCCCGATTTCATGATTACCGGCTCGGCAGGTGGCATTGGCGCGCGTCCGCCGTCCAAGCTGGTTGGGCCTACCCCCATGGGCAACAATCCCTTGATGGATTGGGGCGTATTCGCACATGAGGACAAGGATAAAGGTGATTACCAAGTCGCCAGTTGGGCCGTCGAACGTATTCTAAAGGCTCCCAAGGACCGACCGCTGCTCTTCTCTGCGGGATTTTTTCTGCCGCATGTACCGTGTTATGCTACACAGCCATGGTTTGATTTATATCCCAACGATCAGTCCGTTCTGCCTGAGGTGTTCAGTAGCGATCGCGATGATACGCCACGATTCTCCTGGTACACGCACTGGCATTTGCCAGAACCGCGTTTGAAATGGCTGCAAGAGCGTGACCAGTGGATTAATTTGGTACGCAGTTATCTGGCCTGCGTCAGCTTTGTTGACGCGCAAATTGGCCGCGTATTGGATGCGCTGGAGCAAGCCGGTCTTGCCGATCGAACGATCGTCGTCCTGTGGAGCGATCATGGCTGGCATCTGGGCGAAAAGGGAATCACCGGTAAAAATTCTTTGTGGGATCGCAGCACGCGTGTGCCGCTGATTTTCGCTGGCCCAGGAATCACGGCTGGGGCTCGCTGCGACCAACCGGTGGAACTACTAGACGTCTATCCTTCGTTGGTCGAGCTATGTGGGCTGACCGCCCGACAAGACTTGGAAGGTTTGAGTCTGGTTGACCAACTGCGCGATCCGCATGCTGTCCGCACGCGCCCGGCTATCACTTCACACAACCAAGGCAATCACGGTATTCGTAGCCAGCATTACCGCTTGATTCGCTATGCTGATGGCAGCGAAGAATTCTACGACTATCGCACCGATCCACGCGAGTGGCATAACGTGGTGGGGCAATCTCAATATGCCGAGCTGATCGCTCAACATCGTAGGTGGCTTCCGACCATCGATCGTCCTCCTGCTTCCGGCAGCGCTCACCGCATTTTGACCTATGATGCCGATTCAGATACGGCAGTCTGGGAGGGCGCTGCGATCTCTCGAGCGGATCCAATTCCTGAATAA